A stretch of the Artemia franciscana unplaced genomic scaffold, ASM3288406v1 PGA_scaffold_1180, whole genome shotgun sequence genome encodes the following:
- the LOC136041258 gene encoding histone H2A — MSGRGKGGKVKGKAKSRSNRAGLQFPVGRIHRLLRKGNYAERVGAGAPVYLAAVMEYLAAEVLELAGNAARDNKKTRIIPRHLQLAIRNDEELNKLLSGVTIAQGGVLPNIQAVLLPKKTEKPAKA, encoded by the coding sequence ATGTCAGGAAGAGGAAAGGGTGGAAAAGTGAAGGGAAAGGCAAAGTCCCGTTCAAACAGGGCAGGTCTCCAATTCCCAGTGGGAAGGATCCACCGTCTTCTGAGAAAGGGCAACTATGCGGAGCGAGTTGGTGCAGGCGCACCCGTTTACCTTGCAGCGGTGATGGAGTATTTGGCTGCCGAGGTCCTTGAGCTTGCTGGTAATGCTGCAcgagataacaaaaaaactcgTATCATTCCTCGTCACCTTCAGCTTGCCATTAGAAACGATGAAGAACTCAACAAGCTTCTGTCGGGGGTCACCATTGCCCAAGGAGGCGTTTTGCCCAATATTCAAGCAGTCCTTCTACCAAAGAAGACTGAAAAACCGGCAAAGGCTTAA
- the LOC136041213 gene encoding histone H3 codes for MARTKQTARKSTGGKAPRKQLATKAARKSAPATGGVKKPHRYRPGTVALREIRRYQKSTELLIRKLPFQRLVREIAQDFKTDLRFQSSAVMALQEASEAYLVGLFEDTNLCAIHAKRVTIMPKDIQLARRIRGERA; via the coding sequence ATGGCTAGGACAAAACAAACTGCGAGAAAATCAACTGGTGGAAAGGCACCTAGGAAGCAGCTTGCGACCAAGGCTGCAcgtaagtcggctcctgctactGGTGGGGTAaaaaaaccacacagatacaggccCGGAACCGTAGCCCTGAGAGAGATTCGTCGTTATCAAAAGAGTACcgaactcttaataaggaaattgcccttccagagacttgtgcgagagattgcccaggatttcaaaactgacttgagGTTCCAGAGTTCGGCTGTGATGGCCCTACAAGAAGCCAGTGAGGCGTATCTAGTTGGACTTTTTGAAGATACCAACTTGTGTGCCATTCACGCCAAGAGGGTGACCATCATGCCAAAAGATATTCAACTTGCCCGTCGTATCCGTGGCGAGAGAGCTTAA
- the LOC136041217 gene encoding histone H2B encodes MAPKTSGKAAKKAGKAQKNISKTDKKRKRKRKESYAIYIYKVLKQVHPDTGVSSKAMSIMNSFVNDIFERIAAEASRLAHYNKRSTITSREVQTAVRLLLPGELAKHAVSEGTKAVTKYTSSK; translated from the coding sequence ATGGCTCCAAAAACTTCAGGAAAAGCAGCAAAGAAAGCTGGTAAGGCGCAGAAAAACATTAGTAAAACTGATAAGAAAAGGAAACGAAAGAGGAAGGAAAGCTACGCCATTTACATTTACAAAGTTCTCAAGCAAGTGCATCCCGACACTGGTGTTTCTAGCAAGGCAATGAGCATCATGAATAGCTTTGTCAACGATATCTTTGAAAGGATTGCTGCGGAAGCCTCTCGTCTAGCTCACTACAACAAGAGGTCCACCATCACTAGCAGAGAGGTTCAAACTGCTGTGAGGCTGCTCCTACCCGGAGAACTTGCCAAGCATGCTGTTAGTGAAGGCACTAAAGCTGTAACAAAATACACAAGCTCCAAATAA